In a genomic window of Rhopalosiphum maidis isolate BTI-1 chromosome 4, ASM367621v3, whole genome shotgun sequence:
- the LOC113549602 gene encoding odorant receptor 46a-like: MKPTILFCVATDSFYFLFLTYLFILACLTPGLDTALNLIKIGSTVAFIASRLFIYCYLFENINIQRELVNFSIYSCNWTKMDLKFKKLLLFTMRMNDANQMVIKASPKKIINLQLFANIISTSFNMVPVLLKITNSENHKSQET; encoded by the exons atgaaACCAACAATTCTATTTTGCGTTGCAACGGATTCATTCTATTTCTTATTCTTGACGTACTTATTCATTTTg gCCTGCCTGACACCGGGATTGGATACCGCCCTAAACTTAATCAAAATCGGCTCAACAGTTGCCTTTATTGCCTCAaggttattcatttattgttatctatttgaaaatataaacatacaa agAGAATTAGTCAACTTTAGCATATACTCTTGTAATTGGACGAAGATGGATTTAAAATTCAAgaagttgttattatttacaatgcgAATGAATGATGCGAATCAAATGGTGATAAAAGCTTcgccaaaaaaaattatcaacttaCAACTATTCgctaat ATTATATCAACGTCCTTCAACATGGTCCccgttttattgaaaatcactAACTCAGAAAATCACAAGTCACAAGAGacttaa